A window of the Terriglobia bacterium genome harbors these coding sequences:
- a CDS encoding carboxypeptidase regulatory-like domain-containing protein, giving the protein MVIGFSRKFSRPFLTLLALFCLYAAAFAQSGSGTLSGQVTDPSGAAIPAATVTLTGPDHATKTAQTNEQGRYAFHNLPPGAYSVAISTQGFSTFTKAGIQVAPGHPQLVNAQLALTMEKQQVTVEGEGEQLSVSPENNVGAVVLKGEALKSLSDDPDELQTELQELAGPAAGPNGGQIYIDGFSGGQLPPKDAILEVRVNQNPFSAQYERLGYGRIDITTKPGFQKYHGGIFSFGNTSALNSRNPFVAEQPDNHSDMIGGDFGGPLSKKASFFFSVFRRSTDNSSIVNAVVPAPNFNPAGTAFTEAVPSPSSRLNISPRVDLQLSSSNVLSIRYQRWSNDNTNSGIGQFQLPSVGQNSTGAENMAQISDTQVISTRTVTQARFQYRHSEDRQAPLSTDPSLDVIGAFTGGGSSAGTQLSTGNQYEFQSLTSTNLGKHALTYGGRVRYMNEAVNTTSGYNGSFTFTGIDSYSVYQQGLAAGLTDAQIIAAGGGARQFAITAGNPAATANRIDFGLYAEDTWRMRPNASLTLGLRFEGQNHISDHFDVAPRLGFAWGIGRNGSAPKTVLRAGAGIFYDRFDVGNILQAEQLNGINQQQYIVNSPDFFPGDIPPLNTLAGSATFPTIYQIARNYQTPYVIEGAVGLERQLTRNIKTSVTYVTTHGIHQLLARNINAPLPGTYDPADPSSGVRPFGDVGNIYQYESAGLYNENQLIANFNIRMGPALSLFGFYTLSYANANAGSGGSGGPGFGGGLGESAGASFPMNQYDLSQSYGTAAWATRNRFFVGGSVGLPYGFSFSPFMVMTSGRPYNITLGQDLNGDSIFNDRPALATSMCATCVQTSLGIFNIDPVAGDQLVPVNNFFGPSQFSMNARLSKTFGFGKETGGGRGGFGGGREGGRGGLGGRGLSSGGGGPRFGGSSSRQYQLELGVMANNAFNKVNLGTPVGNITSPLFGRSNSLAGGFFNNQSANRTINLFLRFSF; this is encoded by the coding sequence ATGGTAATCGGGTTTTCTAGAAAATTCAGCCGGCCCTTTTTGACACTGCTGGCGTTGTTCTGCCTGTACGCCGCAGCTTTTGCGCAGTCGGGAAGCGGAACTCTGAGCGGCCAGGTTACGGACCCGTCCGGGGCGGCAATCCCTGCGGCGACCGTCACCCTCACGGGCCCGGACCACGCGACGAAGACGGCACAGACCAACGAACAAGGGCGCTACGCCTTTCACAATCTGCCGCCGGGCGCATATTCGGTGGCCATCAGCACCCAGGGCTTTTCAACCTTCACGAAGGCCGGCATTCAGGTGGCTCCGGGCCACCCGCAGCTTGTGAACGCTCAACTCGCCCTCACCATGGAAAAGCAACAGGTTACCGTCGAAGGCGAAGGGGAGCAGTTAAGCGTCAGCCCTGAGAACAACGTCGGCGCGGTGGTGCTGAAGGGCGAGGCCTTGAAATCGCTTTCCGACGATCCCGACGAATTACAGACGGAGCTCCAGGAACTGGCAGGTCCCGCGGCGGGACCGAATGGAGGGCAAATCTATATCGACGGGTTCTCCGGAGGCCAGTTGCCGCCCAAAGACGCCATCCTGGAAGTTCGCGTCAACCAGAATCCTTTCTCGGCGCAGTATGAAAGGCTGGGCTATGGACGGATTGACATCACCACCAAGCCGGGATTCCAGAAATATCATGGCGGCATCTTCAGTTTCGGCAACACTTCGGCGCTTAATTCCAGAAATCCCTTTGTGGCGGAGCAGCCGGACAACCATTCCGACATGATAGGGGGCGATTTCGGCGGGCCGCTCAGCAAGAAAGCCTCATTCTTTTTCTCGGTGTTCCGCCGCAGCACGGACAACTCATCCATTGTGAACGCGGTCGTCCCGGCCCCAAACTTTAACCCGGCAGGGACCGCCTTCACCGAAGCCGTCCCCAGCCCCTCATCGAGATTGAACATCAGCCCGCGCGTGGACCTGCAGTTGAGCAGCAGCAATGTGCTGTCCATTCGTTATCAGCGCTGGTCGAACGACAATACGAATTCAGGCATCGGGCAATTCCAGCTTCCCTCAGTGGGCCAAAACTCGACAGGCGCCGAGAACATGGCGCAGATCAGCGACACCCAGGTGATCAGCACGCGCACCGTCACCCAGGCCCGCTTCCAGTATCGCCATTCCGAAGATCGCCAGGCTCCCTTGAGCACGGACCCGTCTCTCGACGTCATCGGCGCTTTCACCGGCGGCGGCAGCAGCGCCGGGACACAGTTGAGCACGGGGAACCAATACGAATTCCAGAGCCTGACCTCGACAAATCTTGGCAAACACGCGTTGACCTATGGCGGCCGCGTGCGCTATATGAACGAAGCGGTAAACACCACCAGCGGCTACAACGGCAGTTTCACCTTTACGGGAATTGACAGTTATTCAGTTTATCAGCAAGGTCTCGCGGCAGGTCTGACGGACGCTCAGATCATCGCCGCAGGAGGAGGCGCCCGGCAGTTTGCCATCACCGCAGGAAACCCGGCTGCCACGGCCAACCGAATTGACTTTGGCCTTTACGCCGAGGACACCTGGCGGATGCGCCCCAATGCCTCGCTGACGCTGGGCCTGCGCTTTGAGGGACAGAACCACATCAGCGACCATTTTGACGTGGCGCCCCGCCTGGGCTTCGCCTGGGGAATCGGCAGAAACGGAAGCGCTCCCAAAACCGTCCTGAGAGCAGGCGCGGGAATCTTCTACGACCGGTTTGACGTGGGCAACATCCTTCAAGCAGAGCAGTTGAACGGCATCAACCAGCAACAATACATCGTCAATTCGCCGGACTTCTTCCCCGGCGATATCCCACCCTTGAATACGCTGGCCGGTTCCGCGACCTTCCCCACCATCTACCAGATTGCTCGGAACTACCAGACGCCTTATGTGATTGAGGGCGCGGTGGGGCTGGAAAGGCAGCTAACCCGGAACATCAAAACCTCGGTCACCTATGTCACAACGCACGGAATCCACCAGCTCCTGGCACGCAACATCAACGCGCCGCTGCCCGGCACCTATGATCCCGCGGACCCGTCCAGCGGCGTCCGGCCTTTCGGAGATGTGGGAAATATTTATCAATATGAATCCGCTGGTCTGTACAATGAGAACCAGTTGATTGCCAACTTCAACATCCGAATGGGACCTGCGCTTTCGCTCTTCGGCTTTTACACGCTCAGCTATGCGAACGCCAATGCAGGATCGGGCGGCTCTGGCGGACCCGGGTTTGGCGGCGGATTAGGAGAAAGCGCGGGCGCCAGCTTTCCGATGAACCAATATGATCTTTCTCAGAGTTACGGAACGGCTGCATGGGCGACCCGCAACCGATTTTTCGTGGGCGGGTCCGTCGGATTGCCCTATGGGTTCAGCTTCAGCCCCTTTATGGTGATGACTTCCGGCCGTCCTTACAACATCACCCTCGGACAGGACCTGAACGGAGATTCCATCTTCAACGATCGGCCAGCCCTGGCCACAAGCATGTGCGCTACCTGTGTGCAAACGTCACTGGGGATTTTTAACATCGATCCGGTTGCCGGCGATCAGCTTGTGCCCGTCAATAATTTCTTTGGCCCCAGCCAATTTTCGATGAACGCGCGGCTTTCCAAGACCTTCGGGTTTGGCAAGGAAACCGGAGGAGGCCGAGGCGGGTTCGGCGGTGGCCGCGAGGGCGGTCGCGGAGGGTTGGGCGGCCGCGGGCTGAGCAGCGGAGGCGGCGGGCCCCGCTTCGGCGGCTCCAGCAGCCGCCAATATCAGCTTGAGCTGGGCGTCATGGCCAACAACGCCTTCAACAAGGTGAATCTTGGGACGCCGGTGGGCAACATCACGTCTCCCCTGTTCGGCCGTTCCAACTCGCTCGCGGGCGGATTCTTCAACAACCAATCAGCCAATCGCACCATCAACCTGTTTTTGAGGTTCAGCTTCTAG
- a CDS encoding class I SAM-dependent methyltransferase codes for MPKSSGTGSRPAQPGADIAMADSPYQLLAVYYDRLFEPLRAPMGRVRRHLLGDVVRRAESACDLACGTGTTAVALARRGIRMYGVDASPAMCRLARQKARQKGVRLTVLHGDMRSFRLPEAVDLVTCEFDAVNHVPRKSDLDRVAHAVARALRPGGWFFFDVNNRLAFEKAWTGTWRLGLAGVVLVMHGGYDRRRRKGWSNAEWFIRKGKSWQRTVERVEQVAWTAAEVRQSLRRAGFSTIRAWDQAAFAREWRIFPGQRTVYLARKAR; via the coding sequence ATGCCAAAATCAAGCGGGACAGGAAGCCGGCCAGCGCAGCCGGGCGCGGACATTGCTATGGCTGATTCTCCTTACCAGCTGCTGGCGGTTTACTACGACCGGCTGTTCGAGCCGCTGCGGGCGCCGATGGGGCGCGTGCGGCGGCATCTGCTGGGGGACGTCGTGCGGCGCGCGGAGTCGGCGTGCGACCTCGCCTGCGGGACAGGAACCACGGCCGTTGCGCTGGCCCGGCGTGGCATCCGCATGTATGGCGTTGACGCCTCACCGGCCATGTGCAGGCTGGCCCGGCAGAAGGCGCGGCAGAAGGGCGTCCGCCTGACCGTGCTGCACGGCGACATGCGCAGCTTTCGCCTGCCGGAAGCCGTGGACCTGGTGACGTGCGAATTCGACGCGGTCAACCACGTGCCGCGAAAGTCCGATCTTGATCGCGTGGCCCACGCGGTGGCGAGGGCGTTGCGCCCGGGCGGCTGGTTCTTTTTTGACGTGAACAATCGGCTGGCGTTTGAGAAGGCCTGGACGGGTACCTGGCGGCTGGGGCTGGCTGGAGTTGTCCTGGTGATGCACGGCGGCTACGACCGGCGTCGCCGCAAAGGTTGGAGCAACGCCGAGTGGTTCATTCGCAAGGGCAAAAGCTGGCAGCGGACTGTTGAGCGCGTGGAGCAGGTGGCCTGGACCGCAGCCGAAGTCCGCCAAAGCCTTCGCCGCGCCGGCTTCAGCACCATTCGAGCCTGGGACCAGGCCGCCTTCGCGCGCGAATGGAGGATCTTTCCCGGCCAGCGCACGGTTTACCTGGCCCGCAAAGCACGCTAG
- a CDS encoding nuclear transport factor 2 family protein, translating to MTRKEIAESFLKLASSGRVQEAYAKHIHPQFRHHNAYFKGDRQSLLKGMEENAKQFPGKTYQMLRAVEEGNLVAIHGRVALAPDSHWSVIHIFRFEGDLIVEEWEASQDVPDESPNENGIF from the coding sequence ATGACCAGGAAAGAAATCGCCGAGTCATTTCTCAAGCTGGCTTCATCGGGCAGAGTGCAGGAGGCTTATGCAAAGCACATACATCCGCAGTTTCGTCATCACAATGCATACTTCAAAGGTGACCGGCAATCGCTGCTTAAGGGCATGGAAGAAAATGCAAAACAGTTTCCCGGCAAGACCTACCAGATGTTGCGCGCCGTCGAGGAAGGAAACCTGGTTGCCATCCACGGAAGAGTGGCGCTCGCGCCGGACTCCCACTGGTCGGTGATTCACATTTTCCGGTTCGAAGGCGATCTGATCGTGGAGGAGTGGGAAGCTTCTCAGGACGTGCCGGACGAATCCCCCAACGAGAACGGGATTTTCTAG
- the treS gene encoding maltose alpha-D-glucosyltransferase → MNHLEGRQGDAAQTWYKDAIIYQLHVRAFCDSNGDGIGDFRGLTQKLDYIQELGATAIWLLPFYPSPLKDDGYDISDYYSVHPSYGTLDDFKLFMEQAHSRGLRVITELVVNHTSDQHPWFQQSRSSPDNPYRHWYVWSDTDDRYRDARIIFVDTEMSNWAWDPVSRAYYWHRFFGHQPDLNYDNPEVREEIWNAMKFWLEMGVDGFRLDAVPYLVEREGTNCENLLETHEILKTLRKRLDENFPNRMLLAEANQWPQDLGPYFADGDEFHMAFHFPLMPRMFMAIKLEDRKPIIEILQRTPQIPENCQWGIFLRNHDELTLEMVTDEERDYMYDVYAMDRMMKLNVGIRRRLAPLLDNDRRRIELMNGMLLSLPGTPIIYYGDEIGMGDNVYLGDRNGVRTPMQWNGGWNAGFSMADPERLFSPLISNAVYGYQGVNVLSQQRSEHSLLSWMRRIVKLRKISSVFGRGTIEFLDPENHRVLAYIRQWENQRILIVNNLSSSAQAAELDLKPLRGFIPIELFGGSPFPRIGELPYLLTLGPYQFYWFRLRRF, encoded by the coding sequence GTGAATCACCTGGAGGGCCGGCAGGGTGACGCTGCCCAGACCTGGTACAAGGACGCCATCATCTATCAGCTCCATGTCCGAGCTTTTTGCGACAGCAACGGCGACGGCATCGGGGATTTCAGGGGCCTGACGCAGAAGCTTGATTACATTCAGGAATTGGGGGCCACGGCCATCTGGCTTCTCCCTTTTTATCCCTCGCCTCTGAAAGATGACGGATATGACATTTCTGATTACTACAGCGTGCATCCCAGCTACGGGACGCTGGATGATTTCAAGCTGTTCATGGAACAAGCCCACTCGCGCGGCTTAAGGGTGATCACGGAGCTGGTAGTGAATCACACTTCGGACCAGCATCCCTGGTTCCAGCAGTCACGCAGTTCGCCGGACAACCCTTATCGTCACTGGTATGTCTGGAGCGACACGGATGACCGTTACCGCGACGCGCGGATCATTTTTGTGGACACGGAAATGTCCAACTGGGCCTGGGACCCTGTCTCCAGGGCGTACTACTGGCACCGCTTCTTCGGCCATCAGCCCGACCTCAATTATGACAATCCCGAAGTCCGCGAGGAAATCTGGAACGCCATGAAGTTCTGGCTGGAGATGGGCGTGGACGGCTTCCGGCTGGATGCCGTGCCTTACCTCGTGGAGCGCGAAGGGACCAATTGCGAAAACCTCCTCGAAACCCACGAGATCCTCAAGACGCTGCGCAAACGGCTCGACGAAAATTTCCCCAACCGGATGCTCCTGGCGGAAGCCAACCAGTGGCCGCAGGACCTGGGTCCTTACTTCGCGGACGGCGACGAATTTCACATGGCATTCCATTTTCCGCTGATGCCCCGCATGTTTATGGCCATCAAACTGGAGGACCGCAAGCCGATCATTGAAATTCTCCAGCGCACCCCGCAGATTCCCGAGAATTGCCAGTGGGGCATCTTTCTTCGCAACCACGATGAGCTGACGCTTGAAATGGTGACGGACGAAGAACGCGACTATATGTACGATGTATACGCCATGGACAGAATGATGAAGCTCAACGTGGGAATCCGCCGCAGGCTGGCGCCTCTGCTGGACAATGACCGGCGGCGCATCGAACTGATGAACGGAATGCTGCTGTCGCTGCCCGGCACGCCGATCATCTACTACGGCGACGAAATCGGCATGGGCGATAACGTCTATCTCGGAGACCGCAACGGCGTCCGCACGCCGATGCAGTGGAATGGCGGGTGGAACGCGGGCTTTTCGATGGCCGACCCGGAACGCCTTTTTTCTCCTTTGATCTCCAACGCCGTTTATGGCTACCAGGGCGTCAACGTACTGTCGCAGCAGCGTTCTGAGCATTCCCTGTTGTCCTGGATGCGGCGGATCGTAAAACTGCGAAAGATAAGCTCGGTTTTTGGACGAGGAACCATCGAATTCCTGGATCCCGAAAATCACCGGGTGCTTGCCTACATCCGGCAGTGGGAAAACCAGCGCATCTTGATCGTCAACAACCTCTCAAGTAGCGCCCAGGCGGCCGAGCTCGACCTCAAACCTCTGCGCGGCTTTATCCCTATTGAACTGTTCGGAGGCAGTCCGTTTCCCCGAATCGGAGAGCTTCCTTACCTCTTGACATTGGGCCCGTACCAATTCTACTGGTTTCGCTTGCGCCGGTTCTAG
- a CDS encoding glycosyl transferase family 2, with translation MAEELFLSDEFIRKLTAVGEVDILVGVPTFNNRRTIEQVVNAIQLGLVKYFPRERVVLINPDGGSNDGTPEAVRNSSILDFRTLLSLSPLRTIHRITTTYGGVDGRGSAWRIIMAAADLLRAKACAVVSPDLESISPEWIEALVRPVYKEHCDMVTPIYHRHKYDGMLVNNIIAPVISAVYGVRVREPVGGEIGFSGRLACRFLEQDVWHEEFVRAHSEIWMITRAIADGCKLCQSFLGPKIHAPEASSQNIVATIQQALGTLFRCMESQEDYWLPRTEAPQPVPVFGFEYSSGVEPRRFNRKKLLAMFQNGVSQLTPVLESILSAETLAQVRDVAQQNGTPFRFPDELWVKIVYEFAASYHHSVINREHLLQALTPLYRGRIYSVVLENQRADSEQIEKRRELLSEEYEKQRPYLVENWTRKP, from the coding sequence TTGGCCGAGGAACTTTTTCTCTCCGACGAGTTTATCCGCAAGCTCACGGCCGTGGGCGAGGTGGACATCCTCGTCGGAGTGCCCACGTTCAACAATCGCCGCACCATCGAACAGGTGGTCAATGCCATCCAGTTGGGGCTGGTGAAGTATTTCCCTCGCGAGCGCGTGGTGCTGATCAACCCGGACGGCGGGTCCAACGACGGAACTCCGGAGGCGGTCAGAAACTCCTCCATCCTGGACTTTCGCACCCTGCTTTCTTTAAGCCCGTTGCGTACCATCCACCGCATCACCACCACGTATGGCGGCGTGGACGGCCGCGGCAGCGCCTGGCGCATCATCATGGCCGCTGCAGACCTGCTGCGCGCCAAAGCCTGCGCCGTGGTATCGCCCGATCTCGAGAGCATCTCTCCCGAGTGGATCGAAGCCCTGGTCCGTCCCGTCTACAAGGAACACTGTGACATGGTCACACCCATCTACCATCGGCATAAATACGATGGCATGCTGGTCAACAACATCATCGCGCCGGTTATCAGCGCGGTTTATGGCGTGAGGGTCCGCGAGCCCGTGGGCGGCGAAATTGGGTTCTCCGGTCGGCTGGCGTGCCGGTTCCTGGAACAGGACGTCTGGCATGAAGAATTTGTGCGGGCCCATTCCGAAATCTGGATGATCACTCGGGCGATTGCGGACGGCTGCAAGCTGTGTCAGTCGTTTCTCGGGCCCAAAATCCATGCCCCGGAAGCTTCCAGCCAGAATATTGTCGCCACCATTCAGCAGGCCCTGGGTACGCTCTTCCGCTGCATGGAGAGCCAGGAGGACTACTGGCTTCCGCGCACCGAGGCCCCGCAGCCGGTGCCTGTCTTCGGCTTCGAATACAGTTCCGGGGTCGAGCCGCGGCGCTTCAACAGGAAAAAGCTGCTCGCCATGTTCCAGAACGGCGTCAGCCAGTTGACTCCGGTGCTGGAATCCATCCTTTCGGCAGAGACGCTCGCGCAGGTCCGCGATGTTGCGCAACAGAATGGAACGCCCTTCCGCTTCCCAGACGAACTCTGGGTGAAGATCGTTTATGAATTCGCCGCTTCTTACCATCACTCGGTCATCAATCGGGAGCACCTTCTCCAGGCCTTGACGCCCCTCTATCGCGGCCGGATCTATTCGGTGGTCCTGGAAAACCAGCGAGCTGACAGTGAGCAGATCGAGAAAAGGCGTGAACTTCTGAGCGAGGAGTACGAAAAGCAGCGCCCTTATCTGGTGGAGAACTGGACCCGGAAACCGTGA
- a CDS encoding Hsp70 family protein: MKLGIDFGTTRIVAAFVDRGNYPVVVFEAPDGNSLEWFPPLVAVKGGERRYGWEAWAAQEEPGWTVVRSLKRGLDYAGPGTLVQIGDQQIPMWNLLHELSLALRKALLESSTLPSGGDETLDVMLGVPANANSNQRFLTAEAFRQAGFNVLGLLNEPSAASIEFGHHKRTSHQFSEKMRILVYDLGGGTFDASLVELDEREHVVIASEGIPTLGGDDFDEVLAGLALEAGEISVIDQDSLSQAEMFRLHEECRQKKEGLHPNTRRIVLDLGNVRPGWPQVTVAIGDFYERSRPLVEETLHATEDLLEAQGLASGGDGAKQGEQPRLEALYMTGGGSELPLIGRMLRDTFGRRVRRSAHTRAATAIGLAIQADATQGYVLRDRFTRHFGVWREAEAGHRIIFDPLFAKGTPLPGPSDPPLLNSRRYYPVHNIGHFRYLECTHLTDDGRPAGDITIWDDIRFPFDPSLRDNAALDQVTVGYLTNGHRCETEESYACDRGGTVTVTIANLPEGYNRSYRLGRWATSEALVVPGRKKPRSRKEKRPGQ; this comes from the coding sequence ATGAAATTAGGGATTGATTTCGGGACAACCCGGATTGTGGCCGCATTTGTGGACCGCGGCAACTATCCTGTGGTCGTCTTCGAAGCGCCGGACGGAAATTCGCTGGAATGGTTTCCGCCCCTGGTGGCCGTCAAGGGTGGCGAGCGGCGCTACGGCTGGGAGGCATGGGCCGCCCAGGAAGAGCCGGGCTGGACGGTGGTCCGTTCCCTCAAGCGCGGGCTCGATTATGCCGGCCCCGGCACGCTGGTCCAGATTGGCGATCAGCAAATCCCGATGTGGAACTTGCTCCACGAGCTGTCGCTGGCCCTCCGAAAGGCGCTGCTCGAAAGCTCCACGCTGCCGTCTGGCGGGGACGAGACCCTCGACGTGATGCTGGGCGTGCCCGCAAACGCCAACAGCAACCAGCGTTTCCTCACGGCGGAAGCCTTCCGCCAGGCGGGCTTCAACGTGCTGGGCCTGTTGAATGAACCTTCAGCCGCCAGCATCGAGTTCGGCCACCATAAGCGCACTTCGCACCAATTCAGTGAAAAAATGCGCATCCTGGTGTACGACTTGGGCGGTGGGACCTTTGACGCCTCGCTGGTGGAACTGGACGAGCGCGAGCACGTGGTTATTGCTTCTGAAGGAATTCCCACGCTTGGCGGCGACGATTTTGACGAAGTGCTCGCCGGGCTCGCTCTCGAGGCAGGCGAGATCAGCGTCATCGACCAGGACAGCCTCTCGCAGGCCGAAATGTTCCGCCTGCACGAAGAGTGCCGCCAGAAGAAGGAGGGCCTGCACCCGAACACGCGGCGGATTGTGCTCGATCTCGGCAACGTGCGTCCCGGCTGGCCGCAGGTGACGGTTGCCATCGGCGATTTTTATGAACGCAGCCGGCCGCTGGTGGAAGAAACGCTGCACGCCACGGAAGATCTGCTCGAGGCGCAGGGCCTCGCTTCCGGCGGCGACGGCGCGAAGCAAGGCGAGCAGCCGCGGCTGGAAGCCTTATATATGACCGGCGGAGGCAGTGAGCTGCCGCTGATTGGCCGCATGCTCCGCGACACTTTCGGCCGTCGCGTTCGGCGATCGGCTCATACGCGGGCCGCCACGGCCATCGGACTGGCCATCCAGGCGGACGCCACCCAGGGCTACGTTTTGCGCGACCGATTCACCCGCCACTTCGGCGTGTGGCGCGAGGCTGAGGCGGGCCATCGAATCATCTTCGATCCTCTGTTCGCCAAAGGCACGCCGCTGCCCGGCCCGTCCGATCCTCCGCTGCTCAATTCGCGGCGCTACTATCCTGTCCACAACATCGGCCATTTCCGGTATCTCGAGTGTACGCACCTTACCGATGACGGCCGCCCGGCGGGAGACATCACCATCTGGGACGACATCCGCTTTCCCTTCGATCCGTCGCTGCGCGATAATGCTGCGCTGGACCAGGTAACCGTGGGATACCTCACCAATGGCCATCGCTGCGAGACGGAGGAAAGCTACGCCTGCGACCGCGGCGGGACAGTGACAGTGACCATCGCCAACCTGCCGGAAGGCTACAACCGAAGTTACCGGCTGGGACGCTGGGCAACTTCAGAGGCGCTGGTGGTGCCAGGCCGTAAGAAGCCGCGCAGCCGAAAAGAAAAAAGACCCGGGCAGTGA
- the rpiB gene encoding ribose 5-phosphate isomerase B, whose product MRIAIGADHAGFMMKEELAAEVRKLGHDLLDVGARHADPSDDYPDFAEAVGRALMEGKAERGVLICGSGVGVSVAANKMPGIRAAVCHDAYSAHQGVEHDNMNVLVLGSRIIGPELARELVRTYLAARFSGEERHCRRLAKVDDIEHRYLASKSAP is encoded by the coding sequence ATGCGAATAGCCATTGGCGCCGATCACGCCGGCTTTATGATGAAGGAAGAACTTGCCGCCGAGGTTCGCAAACTCGGCCACGACCTCCTTGACGTAGGGGCGCGCCACGCCGATCCATCGGACGATTATCCCGACTTTGCCGAGGCGGTCGGCAGGGCCCTCATGGAGGGCAAAGCCGAGCGCGGGGTGCTTATCTGCGGCAGCGGCGTCGGGGTCTCGGTGGCCGCCAACAAGATGCCGGGAATCCGCGCCGCGGTCTGCCACGACGCCTATTCGGCCCACCAGGGAGTCGAGCATGACAACATGAACGTGCTGGTGCTGGGCAGCCGCATCATCGGCCCGGAACTCGCCCGCGAACTCGTTCGAACTTATCTCGCCGCCCGGTTCTCAGGCGAAGAACGCCACTGCCGCCGCCTGGCGAAAGTGGACGATATCGAACACCGCTATCTTGCTTCCAAATCAGCCCCCTGA